A region from the Benincasa hispida cultivar B227 chromosome 10, ASM972705v1, whole genome shotgun sequence genome encodes:
- the LOC120088195 gene encoding cytochrome b6-like produces MKSNLGNTAVLTASFGVTGYSLPRDQIGYWAVKIVTGAPEAIPVIGSPSVELLHGSTSVGQSTLTHFYSLHTFVLYPLPQPCRKSSTSDQNEPTEDRSDRSSISD; encoded by the coding sequence ATGAAATCCAATCTTGGAAATACAGCTGTATTGACTGCATCCTTTGGTGTAACTGGTTATTCCTTACCTCGGGACCAAATTGGTTATTGGGCAGTCAAAATTGTAACAGGTGCACCAGAAGCTATTCCAGTAATAGGGTCGCCTTCGGTAGAGTTATTACACGGAAGTACTAGTGTGGGACAATCTACCTTGACTCATTTTTATAGTTTACACACTTTTGTATTATACCCTTTACCGCAACCATGTCGTAAATCTTCCACATCAGACCAAAACGAACCAACTGAGGATCGGTCCGATCGATCTTCCATTTCCGATTAA